The DNA window CTCGTAGTGACGATGAAGCCACAGGTCTCTTTCGTTTCGGAAAAATTCGTTCAAATAATTGATTCCATTGAGAATCTGCTAAAAAGGGATTTCGAAGTCGCCTTCGGAGGTCACGGGGTTTTCAGCAGAGAAGAGGTTGAGGGCTATCTTGCGTACCTGAAAAATTTGAGGGAAGAGTGTTTGGAGCTTTACGAGAAAGGTTTGAGCTTTATCGAAATATACGAGAGAGTTATAGGAAAACCGAGCAACAAAGCGATGATGTTTGAAACCTTTAGCAGTGGGGAGTGGAGTAGAGAGAGGCTGATTAAGTCGCTTATAAGCGTTTTACAAGTTGAGTAAAAGCGTCCAGCTAACGTACCAGCTGCAGAGAGAAAGGAAGAATATAGCCACCCAGTCCTTGGTTTCTATCTTCTCTCCTAACTTGGGGAGTATGAACTTGTGGATGTAAACGAATGCCATGAGAACGACTATTCCTATCGCATCCCTCGTCCTGAGGTCTTGAGTTATTAGGTAAGAGATGATTCCAGCCAGCGCTCCGAGCAGTATTGGAAGATACGTCTTCTTCATTTCCCTCACCTGAAGGACGGTCTCTTCGAGAGGAGCATCGGAAGTGGTAGAGGTTTGAACGGTTTTCCTTCGCACTCCTTCTTTATCCTCTCCACAAGTTCTTCGACGCTCATTTCAACTCTCTTCTGCTCTTTCAACGTCGACTCGCTTCTCACCGTTACGGTAAGCTTTCCGCTTTCGAGCTCCTTATCTCCTATAACTGCTATGTAGGGAATCCATTCCGTGGCAGCGTCTCTTATCTTCTTCGAGACAGTCTCCTCTCTATCGTCCACGTCCACTCTTATCTTGTTCTTCTTCAGAACCTCGGCGACTTCTAAAGCTCTGTCCATGTGTCTTTCGGAGACCGGAATAACTCTAACCTGCGTAGGAGAGAGCCAAACGGGAAGCATCGGCAGTTTTCCTTTCTCCATCTCCATGTGAGCTTTTTCGAGCAGAGCGTACATAACTCTTTCAACAGCACCGCTGGCGGAGCAGTGAAGTATGAGCGGAGTTCTTTTCTCCCCTTTCTCGTCGTAGTAGTAAATTCCGTACCTTTCGGCGTTCTCAACGTCGATTTGCACCGTGCTTAAAGCTGAAGCTTTATCCAGGGCATCGACGAAGTTGAATTCGAACTTCAGAACGAAGTAGAAAAATCTTCTGTCCCACATCTCGATGAGTATCGGCTTCTTCAGAACATCCACGAGGGAGTAAATGAAATCTTTGTTCTCCTCGAAGAAGTCCTTGGTTACTCTTATTGCCACCTCGTAATCTTCCGGATATATTCCAAGCTCTTTGAGAACTTCAACGGAAAGCTTGTACTGTTCGAAGAACTCCCTCTTAGCCTCCTCCATGTCCTTCACTATCGTGTGCATGTCCGGCATCGTAAAAGCTCTCAACCTCCTTAGTCCAACCAGTTCTCCCCTCTGCTCTTTTCTGAAGGAGTACCTCGTGAGCTCGTACATTCTCAGCGGAAGCGATCTGTAAGGTATAACTCCGTTAGCGGCAATTAAAAACTGTCCGAAGCAAGCTGCGAACCTCAAAAAGAAGTCCCTCTTATCTCCCTTTATTATGTACTGTCTCGCCGGGAACCTCTCCAAGTACTTCCTCAAAGTTGGATGGGCTCTGTCGTACATTATCGGAGTTTCTACTTCCATCGCTCCGAAGTCTACGCACTTCTCGGTTACGAAACTCTCTATCAGACTTTTAACGAGCCTTCCCTTGGGGTAATACTTTAAGTGCCCGCTGTCGCTCGCCTCTTCGTAGTCTGCAAGTTCGAGCCTCCTCATCAGCTCTACGTGGGGCGGAATTTTATCTACAGCTCTCCTCTTCTCCATTTCGTACTTCACGAACTTTCTCAGCTTTTCATAATTCGTGAAATCAAATTTATCGACTTCAACGAGTTTTTTGTCTTCGGTTAAAATGTACCAGTAGCTTACAGCCTTTTCCTCGTCCTTTAAAGCTTTAGTTACTTCT is part of the Ferroglobus placidus DSM 10642 genome and encodes:
- a CDS encoding threonine--tRNA ligase, which produces MKLLLIHADKMKYEVKKKTKVAEDFDGKGYEMNEVLVAFISVEKGDNEAVAEKAVEEILDVAKKVKAERIMLYPYAHLSSNLSDPETAVRLLKYMEDLIKNEYEVHRAPFGYYKSFEISCKGHPLSELSREIKGEEEEVTKALKDEEKAVSYWYILTEDKKLVEVDKFDFTNYEKLRKFVKYEMEKRRAVDKIPPHVELMRRLELADYEEASDSGHLKYYPKGRLVKSLIESFVTEKCVDFGAMEVETPIMYDRAHPTLRKYLERFPARQYIIKGDKRDFFLRFAACFGQFLIAANGVIPYRSLPLRMYELTRYSFRKEQRGELVGLRRLRAFTMPDMHTIVKDMEEAKREFFEQYKLSVEVLKELGIYPEDYEVAIRVTKDFFEENKDFIYSLVDVLKKPILIEMWDRRFFYFVLKFEFNFVDALDKASALSTVQIDVENAERYGIYYYDEKGEKRTPLILHCSASGAVERVMYALLEKAHMEMEKGKLPMLPVWLSPTQVRVIPVSERHMDRALEVAEVLKKNKIRVDVDDREETVSKKIRDAATEWIPYIAVIGDKELESGKLTVTVRSESTLKEQKRVEMSVEELVERIKKECEGKPFKPLPLPMLLSKRPSFR
- a CDS encoding EMC6-like membrane protein encodes the protein MKKTYLPILLGALAGIISYLITQDLRTRDAIGIVVLMAFVYIHKFILPKLGEKIETKDWVAIFFLSLCSWYVSWTLLLNL